The nucleotide sequence GATGATCTTCAGCGAAATGCCCAGTTGCTTCAGTCGGCGCACCGTCTCGATGATTTCGGGTTTGGGCGGATCAAAGAAAACTAAAAACCCCAGGAAGGTCATGCCGGCCTCGTGGTCTTTGGTGATGACCGGCATCGAGCCGTCCGCCCGGTAAGCGATCCCCAGCGTGCGATAGCCCTGACGGCTGAGCGCGTCAAATTGTTTCCGGATTTGATCCCGGAGCGGAGCGATATCCGCGACCGTCCCTCCGGAAACCTCGACGCAGGAGCAGACCGCAAGGATGTTGGGCAACGCGCCCTTCGTGATCATGAGGGTCGCAGCATCTTTTGCAATCAGGATGCTCAATCGCTTGCGGATAAAGTCGTACGGCACCTCGTCCAGTTTCCGGTAGCCGGATAAATCGAACGGACGGTGGTTTCGAATCGCTTCATCCAGGGGGTTTGTGAAACCCGTCTCGTAAAACGCATTGAGATAGGCATAGAGCAGAACCCGCTCGCTGGGTTGGCCATCCGTATCCAGGGTGGAATGCAGCCGAACCACGCCCTCGGTCAGCGTGCCGGTCTTATCGGCACAAAGCACATTCATGCTACCGAAGTTTTCGATCGAGGCGAGGCGTTTGACGATCACCTGCTTGCGGGCCATTTTTTTCGCGCCATGGGCCAGGTTGATGCTGATGATCACCGGCAACAGCTGAGGCGTCAGGCCGACGGCCAGGGCGAGGGAAAAAAGGAAAGAGTCCAACACGGGCCGCTCCAGATAGACGTTGATCGCGAAGATCGCAATCACCAGCACCAGCGTCACTTCCATCAGGAGGTTCCCGAAGCGCCGGACGCCGCGCTCGAATTCGGTATCGGGCGGCCGGAGCTTCAGCCGCTCGGACACTTGGCCGAACTCGGTCTGCAAGCCCGTATGGACCGCCGCCGCCCGGGCGGTGCCGCTGATCACGTGGGTGCCCATCCAGAGCGCGTTTGTCCGGCGGCCCAGCGGCGTGTCCAGAGGGAGGACCCCGGCCGATTTTTCGACGGGGTAGGTTTCGCCCGTCAGGGTCGCCTCATCGATGAAAAGGTCCTTGGCGCTCAGAAGCCGGCAGTCGGCCGGGACGCTGTCTCCGGCATGGAGAACGATCAGATCGCCCGGAACGACATGCTCGACCGGAATCTCGATCGGGCTTCCGTCCCGCAGCACGTCGGCCTTGATTTGGATCATCGCCAGGAGCTTCTCGACGGCGCCGGCCGCGCCGCGTTCCTGCCAGAATCCGAGCAGGCCGCTGGCGGTCACGATCGTCAGGATGATGAGGGCGTCTACTGGATTGCGGAGAAAAAAAGACAGGCCCGCGGCGAAGAGAAGGATCACGATAAGCGGTGTTTTGAATTGTATCAGCAGCAGCGTCAGCGCGTCCGACCGCCTTTTGGCTTTTAGGCGATTGGGGCCGAAACGGGCGAGACGCTCCCGGGCCTCGTCGGACGTCAAACCCTGCGGCGACGCCTGGAGCTGCTGAAGCAGATCCTGCGGATCAACGCTCCAGAATGGATCGATCGGCCGGTTCAAGTCGGTTTTCCTCTCCATGAAAGTTAAGCCGTCCTGTCGCGGCGGAGAACGGAGCAGGACTACTGGATCTGGTGGATGTCCCCTTTGATGGAGGCGCCGGCCGATAAGGCGAAGGTGACGCCGTCCTGAAGCTTCAGGGTTGTCTTGACGATGCGCGACCGGTCGACGACATGGATCGCGCCGAGATAAAGATGGTTGCTCGGGATGTACACCACGGCCAGATTCCGCCGGGCGCCGTCCGCTTTCGTGAGCGTGAACTCTCCCGTCAGAAATCCGCCGTTGAATCCTTCCCCGGATGAATGCTCCACCAGGACGAATTCCTTGAATCCCGACGGATTGTTCGGGTTCAGGCTATCGACAATCCGCTTGATGTTCCGGTAGATGCCCTTGAAGATCGGAAGCCGTTCGAGAAGGCCGTCGATCCAGCCCAGGACCAGTGCGCCGTAAACACTTGAAAGAATCAGGCCCGCGATAAAAATGATCGCCAGCGTCATCAGCACGCCCAGCCCCCGTATCTCGACATGTAAAAACGTGGAGATCAAGGGCTGGAATAAGGCGTCCATCGTCTTCAGCAGCCAGACCAAAAGCGTGACGGTCAGATAAAGGGGAAGCAGCGCAATGAGACCGGTCAGCAGCGTATTTCGAAGGCGTTTCATCATTGGGTGTCTCCTTTAATAGTTAGAAACCACGGACCATTATACTGCCCTGGGGGGGTCTTGTCTAACCCTCCCGGAACGCCGATCGATTTTCGGACAACAAGCTCCTCTCGCCATCGTCAGGGGCAATGTGATAAAATAAAAGCAAAAGAGGGATTGTTATGGAAACCGCCGTGAACAGACCGGATGCGGTTGTGCCGACGCGGTACTGGCACAAGCTCGAGGACGGCCGCGTCCAGTGCGATCTGTGCCCTCGTTTTTGCAAGCTCAACGAAGGCCAGCAGGGCCTCTGCTTCGTGCGGGCCCGGCAAAACGATCAGATTGTCCTCACCACGTACGGGCGCTCGAGCGGGTTTTGCGTCGACCCCATCGAAAAAAAACCGCTGAACCATTTTCTTCCCGGCACCTCCGTGCTTTCCTTCGGAACGGCGGGATGCAACCTGTCCTGCCGGTTTTGCCAGAACTGGGACATCAGCAAGTCCCGCGAAGTGGACACCCTGGCCGACGCCGCGTCCCCCGAAGTCATCGCCCGCGCCGCGCGGGAATTGGGCTGCCGCAGCGTGGCCTTTACCTACAACGACCCGGTCGTCTTCCATGAATACGCGATCGACGTGGCCCGGGCCTGCCGGACGGCCGGGATCAAGACGGTGGCCGTGACGGCGGGCTACGTTTGCGAGGCGCCGCGCGAGGAATTTTACCGCTATATGGACGCGGCCAATGTCGACCTCAAGGGTTTCACGGAGCGATTTTATCAACAGATCACGGCCGGGCATCTCCAACCCGTTCTGGACACGCTGATCTATCTCAAGCACCGGACGAATGTCTGGTTTGAGATTACGACGCTCCTCATCCCGGGTGAGAACGATTCGGACCGGGAGATCGACGCCCTGACCCGGTGGGTGCTGGAACACCTGGGACCGGAGGTGCCCGTTCATTTCACCGCGTTCCATCCGGACTACAAGATGCTGGACAAACCGCCCACCCCGCCCGCGACACTGACACGGGCGAGACGGATCGCCATGGAAAACGGGATCCGCTATGCCTACACCGGCAACGTTCATGATCCCGAAGGTGACAGCACCTACTGCCACGGGTGCGGTAAAAAATTAATTGGCCGCGACTGGTACCTCCTTTCCGACTGGAACCTGACCGAGGACGGCCGTTGCCGGTCCTGCGGCACCGCCTGCGCCGGGGTCTTCTCCGGTCCGCCGGGAGACTGGGGCCCAAGGCGCCTTCCGGTGCGCCTTCAGGATTTTTATTGATTGAGTAGTGCGATCGCCCGCCTTTCCAATCCATCGTACGGCTCGCTTGTAACTCCCTTAACTTTATGAGATAATTCTGTCACGATGAATTCCGACAACCTGCGCAAAGGATTTTTAGAATATTTCAGCCGGCAGGGGCATACCCTTGTTCCGAGTTCCCCCTTAATTCCACAAAAAGACCCGACCTTGCTGTTCACAAACGCCGGCATGGTCCAATTCAAGGATGTTTTTCTGGGAAATGAAAGTCGTGCTTATAAGCGGGCCGTCTCGGTTCAGAAATGCATGCGAGCCGGCGGAAAGCATAACGATTTGGAGAATGTGGGGATGACGGGGCGTCACCACACCTTCTTTGAAATGCTGGGCAATTTTTCTTTCGGCGACTACTTTAAAACCGATGCGATCGCATTTGCGTGGGAATTGTTGACGAAGCATTGGAATCTTCCCAAGGCCCGGCTCTGGATTACGGTCTTCAGGGAAGACGACGAGGCCGAGGGATTATGGAAACAGATCGGGGTGCCGGCCGACCGGATCAAGCGCATGGATGAGAAGGACAATTTTTGGGCCATGGGTGATACCGGCCCCTGCGGTCCGTGTTCCGAGATCCTGATCGACCAGGGAGAGGCGGCCGCCGGCGCTCCGCATAACTGTAAAGGCGTCGGCTGCGACTGCGACCGGTATCTCGAGATCTGGAACCTGGTCTTCATGCAGTTCATGCGGAATCCCGATGGAAAACTCACCGCGCTTCCGAAGCCCAGCATCGATACCGGGATGGGCCTTGAGCGGATCACGGCCGTGACCCAGGGGGTCCTCTCCAATTACGACACGGATCTTTTCCTGCCGATCTTCAAAAGCGTTTCCGAAACGACCGACCAGGATCTGGTCGCGCTGCGCAACGGCATGCCCGGACGGGTGATCGCGGACCACATCCGCGCCATCACCTTTCTGATCGGCGACGGGGTGCTGCCCTCCAACGAAGGCCGGGGATACCTGCTGAGACGGGTCATCCGGCGCGCGGCGCGGTACGGAAAGGAACTCGGGCTGAACGAGCCGTTCCTCTATAAACTCTCCGGAGCGGCGGTGGATGCGATGGTCACGACCTATCCCGAGTTGGCCCGCTCGCGGACGGTCATCGCCCAGGTGACCCAGGGAGAGGAAGAGCGCTTCATTCAGACCTTGAATCAGGGCGTGGGCCTCTTCAAAGAAGTGATGGACAAGGTGAAGGCGACCGGCCAGTCGGTCATCCCGGGCGGCGAAGCTTTCCGGCTGTACGATACTTACGGGTTCCCCTTGGACATCGCGACGGACATGGCGCGCGACGTCGGCCTTCGGATCGACGAGGCCGGTTATCAGGCCGCGATGGCCGACCAGCGGGACCGGGCGAGGAAATCCTGGGTGGTAAAGGAAGTGGCGCCGTATTATAGCGAGGCTTCCGCCAGACTGGGGTTGACCGAGTTCGTGGGCTACGACAGCCTGGAAGAGGAGATCCGTCTCATCGGGATTTTAAAGGGCGGCCGCCCGGTGAGCAAAGCCGCGGCGGGCGAAACGGTCGAGTTGATATTCGACCGGACGCCGTTTTACGGCGAATCGGGCGGACAGGCCGGCGATCAGGGACTGCTCGAGCATCCCAGCGCCCTGGCCGAAATTCATGCCACGATCAAACCGGTGCCGGGATTTTTCGTCCATCAGGGAAAGGTGACTCAGGGCGAAGTGGTGGAGGGAGAAACCTACCGGGCGGTCGTGAGCCCCGCGGCGCGGTGGGGAGCGGCGAGAAACCATACCGCCACGCATATCCTTCATTCGACGCTCCGTGAAATTCTGGGCGAGCATGTCAAGCAGTCCGGCTCGCTTGTGGCCCCGGACCGTCTCCGGTTTGACTTCGGACATTTCAAGCCGTTAACCGCGCAGGAGATCAAACGGATCGAGACCGTCGTGAACGAACGCGTTCGCGAAGACGATCCGGTCGAAACGCAGGTGATGGATTTTCAGGAAGCGGTCCGGACCGGCGCGCTGGCGTTTTTCGACGACAAGTATGGAGACCGCGTCCGCGTGGTGCGTATTTCGGACTTCAGCAAAGAACTCTGCGGGGGAACCCATTGCCATGAAACCGGCCAGGTCGGGTTGTTCAAGCTCGTGCAGGAGGGCAGCATCGCGGCCGGCGTCCGACGGATCGAGGCGCTGACGGGCGAGATGGCGTATCTGCATGTCCGGAAGCAGGAGGAAGACATCCGGGAGATTGCCGCGTTGTTAAAGGTCCAACCGGCCGAGGTGGTCGAGAAGACCCGGCGGCTTCTGGCCCAGATGCGCGAGCGCGAAAAAGAGATGGACCGGTTTAAAGGACGGGCCGCCGGCAGCCAGGCGGAGGACCTTGCATCGGAGGCCCGGACGGTGGACGGGATCCGGGTGCTGGCCAAGCAGCTTCAGGACGGACTGGAGGCGAAAGATCTGCGGGCGTTTATGGACAGGTTGAAGAACCGGCTGAAAACGAATTACATCGCGGTGGTAGCCTCCACCTCCGCCGACCAGAGCAATGCGTTTCTGATCACGGCCGTTTCGCCCGATATGACGGGCCGCTTCAATGCGGGCGAGATCGCGAAGGAAATCGCCGGCATTGTCGGCGGTTCGGGCGGAGGCCGTCCGGACATGGCGCAGGCCGGAGGGAAAAACGTCTCAAAGCTTTCGGAGGCGCTGGCCCGCGTTTACGAAATCGTGGAAAAAAAGCGGCCATAATGCGCGGTATAATATAAAACAGGCGGGTGGGAGGAAACGATCATGGTTACGAAGATGATGAAAAAAATGGTGATGGCCGGTCTTGGGGTTGAAGCGAAGGCCCGCGAGACTTGGGAGGAGCTGGTCCGGCGTGGAGAGGAGAACCAGAGAGACTATGCCAAAAAAATGAAGGAACGCGTCGCAGGGCTGGAGAAAGATCTGAGCAGGCTGGAAAAGAAAGAGCGGGATCTGATCGATAAAGTGATGGCCAAGCTTCCCCTCGCAACCAAGGCAGACCTGGATCGCCTTGAGAAGAAGATTCAGGAGCTGACGGCCAAAATAAAAAGCGGCTAAGATGTCGGCCCCGGGCGAACGCATTCTGGCCTTGGATCTGGGCGAGCGACGGATCGGCTTGGCCGTCAGCGATGAACTGGGCTGGACCGCACACGGCCTTCCCACGATGGAGCGGATCGGCCCCAAGAAGGATATCCAGAGGCTCCGCGAAGTCGTAGGCCGGTGTCAGGTCCGGAAGCTGGTCGTAGGCCTCCCTCGCAACATGGACGGCAGCTTGGGACCTCAAGCCAACCTCGTTCTGGACTTTATCGAGCACCTGAAGGACAAGCTGAAGCTGGATGTTATCCCGTGGGATGAACGTCTCACAACACAGGCGGCCGAACGGGCCCTTCTCGAGGCGGACATGAGTCGCGCCAAACGCCGGAAGAAAGTGGACCAGGTTGCGGCCGTGCTGATCCTGCAAGGCTATCTGGACAGCCGCCGAGGTCTGCTCCAGACCGCCTCCCAAACCGACGCGTGATGGAGTTGACGGTACAAAAACGAATCGGCCGCATGGCGATTCCGCTCCTTTTCATCGGGACGGCCCTCCTGTTTGTGCTCGTGCAGGAGGTGACCTTTCTCTACATCCCGCCCGATCGGGATCGGGTTCAAAAGGTGCTGGAAATTCCGGAGGGGACGACACTCCGGAAGACCGCCCGGTTGCTTTTTCAAAACGGATTGATCACCAGCGTCGAGTCGTTTGTGGTGGTCGGCAAGATTCTGGCGATCGAGCGGCACATCATCCCGGGCGAATATGCCTTTCATACGCGGATGCTGCCGCTCGAGATTATAGGACTGCTGAAGAGCGGCCGGGTGATTGAGCACGAAATCACGATCCCGGAAGGATCGACCCTGGCTCAGATCGGACAATGGGTGGAGGAAAAACATCTGGCTCGGGCGGACGAGTTTATCCGACGGGCGAACGATCCCGTTTTTGTTCAATCGTTGGGATATGAAGCCGATTCGCTGGAGGGTTATCTCTATCCGGAAACGTACTATTTCTCCAAGCGCGTCGGAACGGACGGGATCCTACGGGCGCTCGTCAAGCAGTTTGAAACGGTCTATACGCCTGAGATGGAAAAACGGGCGCAGGAAATCGGGATGACGCGGCAGGAGGTCGTCACACTGGCATCGATTATCGAGAAGGAAACCTCGGTCGAGGCCGAACGGCCGATCATCTCGGCCGTGTTTCACAATCGGATCCGAAAAAACATTCCCCTGCAGAGCGATCCCACCGTGATTTACAGTCTTCCGCATTTCAACGGGAACCTGACCCGGAAGAACTTAAGAATTCCTTCTCCCTATAATACCTATCGCATCAAGGGACTTCCCCCGGGTCCGATTGCGAACCCCGGTCGGGCGGCGCTTTGGGCGGCGCTTTACCCGGCGCCGGTGGACTATCTCTATTTCGTTTCCAAGAACGACGGAACGCATTATTTCTCAAAGACGCTGGCCGAGCACAACCGGGCCGTCCAGAAATACCAAAAACGGCGCCTCGTAAAAAGCACGTAGGGATTCCGATGTTTTCACAAGCGGGCGAGCTGGCCGGAATGATTGACCACACGCGCCTGGCCCCGGACACGACGCCCGCAGATATCCGCCGGGTTTGCAAAGAGGCCCGGCGGCATGGTTTCGCGTCGGTTTGCATCCCGCCCTGTTATGTCGAGGAGGCGGCCCGCGGGCTCGCGGGATCGAAGGTGGCCGTCGGCACCGTCATCGGCTTTCCGATGGGGTATCAATCCCTGTTCGTGAAGATCGTCGAGGCTGTGGAGGCCGTCAAGCGCGGGGCCGAAGAGCTGGATCTGGTCGTCCACTTGGGGGCCGTTAAAACGGGAAACGCCGACGCCGTACGGACCGAGGTGGCCCAGATCCGGAACGCGGTTGCCGGGGCCCGGCTCAAAGTGATTCTCGAGACCGGCTATTTGACCCGGAAAGAGATCGTCTCGGCCTGCCGCTGGGTCCGGGAAGCGGGGGCCGTGTGGGTCAAGACCTCCACCGGATTCGGTCCCAAAGGAGCCACGGCGGCGGATGTCCGCCTGCTCAAGAGGTCGATCGGGAAGGGCGGATTCGTCAAGGCCGCGGGTGGAATCCGGAACCTCAAAATGGTGGAGATCATGGTCCAGGCCGGCGCCTCCCGAATTGGGACCAGCCGCGGCGCGGAGATTCTAAAAGAATACCTGCGCGGATCGGATCAATCATGAAGCCCCCAAAAGTATCCAAGGAAGCCTTGACGGCGTCCGACCGACAGGCGCTGGACCATCTGGTCGCCCAGCTCCGTAAGCTCTATTCCGAGCGCCTGAGGCAGGTGATCCTCTATGGCCACAAGAGCCGCGGGGAGCGGGGGTCGGACCTGGATATCTTGGTTGTGATCGAGGGAATTACGGACCGCTTTGTTGAAATGAGCCGGATCCATCGGATCACCGGCCCGATCACCGTAGAGGAGGATATTCTGATCACGGCCGTTCCGGTCGACGCAGCCTACCTCGATCAGCAACGCGAAGACTCGTTCTTTGCCGCGATCCTTCAGGACGGGATTACGCTGTGAAAGGGAGAACGCTCGAATGAGCATCGAGACCCGGCTGAAGGAGCAGGGGATTGTGCTTCCGATCCCGCCCAAACCGGTGGCGAATTATGTGCCGGCCGTCCGGACCGGGGAATTGCTTTTTACCAGCGGGGTGTTGCCGATGAAAGAGGGGAAGCTGGCTTACGAAGGAAAACTGGGCCGGGACCTGACGGTGGAGCAGGGGCAGGATGCGGCCCGGCTGGCGCTGCTCAATGCACTGGCCGTTGTGAAACAGGACCAGGGAAACCTCGACCGAGTCGTCCGGGTCGTTCGGTTGACGGGACATGTCGCCTCGGCGCCGGGGTTCGTGCAGCAGCCGGCCGTGCTGAACGGCGCTTCGGATCTGTTGGTTGCGGTCTTCGGCGAGGCTGGCCGGCACACCCGCGCGGCACTGGGAGCGGCCGAACTGCCGCTGAACAGCCCGATCGAGCTTGAATTGATCGTGCAGGTCCGCCCGTGAAGAGAATACGCAGTTAAGCGGGTCCTGTCCTTGGGCAGCCCCGCCTCGGCCACCCGCGTATGTGGCCAAATCCGAATTACTCCGGAGGCGGCCGATTGATCCGGATCGTCGCTTTGGCACGAAGACGGCCGAGATATTCCTTCAACTTCGAATTCGTTTTCTCCGCAATCAAACTGTCCTGAACCGCTTTTCGGGCGTCCTCCGGTTTCTCGCTCTTGAATTCCTCGCTGTGATCCTGCAAGTAATGGTCGGTCTCCTCCGGAGTGACGAACACGAAAAATTGGATACGCTGCTCAATCAGTTTGTGAACGATCAGCTGTTGCTTGAGTTGTTGTTCGATCTCGGCGTCCGTGAGGGACAATCGATCCTTGAGCAGGTCGAATGTCTCCGCGCGCCCGAACCGGAGCCGGAGCTTTTTGTAGGCGGCCGCCACGTCGTCGTCCGACGGCGGAGGGATCTCGAGTTTCTTGGCCTCGGCCAGGAGCAGTTTCTGATCGATGAGATCATTGAGCACGGTCGAGTCATCCGCGCCGCGTTTCTCCACAAAGACCTCCCGGTATTCCTGGACGTCGCTCAACGCGATCACTTCGTTGTTCACGACGGCCAAGATCCGATCGGCTACGACGGCCGGAACCGGCGAGGGAGAGGACAGGATGAAGCAGAAAATCCCAATCGGAATCAACGCAAAGAATCGCATACCGTCTAAACGGTAGCATAAAAAAGGCTCGTGATCAAATGGGAAGGGGTTCATTGACAAAACGGTCCCGACCAACGATAATACGCCCTGCTCGACCGAATCATCAACAGCGGAAGGAACAGCCATGGCGTATTCCAAAGAGAAAGACAAACTGATCGAAGTCGTCGGCACCGTGGAAGGCCCGCGGTCGAACATCGAAGTGGCGATCTATTCGTACGACGGCGCGGCGCCGAAAATCGCCGTCACCCGGTTTTCCGAGCGGGAGGACGGAAGCCGCGGCTTTCAAAACCTCGGCCGGTTGACACGCGAAGAAGCTGAGGGACTCCTGCCCTTGCTGAAGGCCGCCATCGGCAAACTGTAGCCGTGTTCAAGACCCGGCGGGGCAGGGCGGAGCTTTTTCTTTTTGCGACCACCTTTATCTGGGGCGGGACATTTGTCGTCGTCAAGGTGGGGCTGGGAGATTTTTCACCGGTCCTCTTGGTGGCCCTTCGGTTTTCGCTGGCGGCCCTTGTTCTCTTCGTCTTCGGCCTCAAACGGATCCTCCGGATCGACCGGGTCCTGCTCTGGAAGGGGAGCCTGCTCGGTTCGCTCCTGTTTCTCGGGTTTGCGCTCCAGACCATCGGGCTGAACGACACCACGGCCTCGAAGTCGGCGTTTATCACCGGCTTGATGGTGATCTTCACGCCGGTCTTTCAATTCGCCATCGAGAAACGGGTCCCGAAACTCGGCAACCTTGTCGGCGTCGCGGTCGTCACGGCCGGGCTCTGGTTGCTGACGTCACCGTCCGGCGCCGGTTTCACGCGCGGAGACGCGCTCACACTGCTGTGCGCCGCGGTATTCGGCTTGTATATTGTCATGCTGGATCTCTTCTCGAAGGCGACGGAGCCTCTTCCCTTGACCTTTGTTCAGATGCTCACCCCGGCGATTTTGGGGTGGACGACGCTTCCCCTGCTCGAAACCCCTGTCTGGCATCCCACGGCGAACGCTATCACGGTCTTGCTCTACTGCGCCCTGCTCGGAAACGTCCTGAGCAGCTACGTCCAAACCCGGTATCAGCGCGATACGACCCCCACACGGGCCGCGATCATTTTCACCGTTGAACCGCTCTGGGCCTCGATACTGGGTTATCTGATGCTTAAAGAGATGATCGGGTATTGGGGAATGGCGGGCGGCGCGCTGATCATTGCGGGGATCTTGGTTTCGGAACTGTCGGATTCCGTGCCTTCTCCGCCAGCCGAAGGATGATTTTCCATTCTTTCTTCGTGACGGGCTGAACGGAGAGTCGGCCATGGCGGAGAAGGACCATGTTCTCGAGCCCCGGTGTTTTTCGGAGGGTCTGGACCGGGATGACGGACGGAAAGGCCTTCACGAACTTCACGTCCACACGGTACCAGATCGGATGATCCGGGCTGCTCTTGGAATCGTAATGGAGATCGGCGGGGTCAAAGGCCGTGTCATCCGGGTAACCTTCCCTTACGACCTCTGCAAGACCAGCAATCCCACTTGGGTACGTGCTACTGTGGTAAAAAAGAACCTGGTCTCCCACTTTAATGGAGTTTTTAAGGTAATTCCGTGCTTGGTAATTCCTTACGCCGTCCCAGCCGGTCACGCCGCAGGTCTTGAGGTCCTGGATCGAGAAGGTGTCGGGTTCGGACTTCATTAACCAATAGGAGGGAGTTCGGACCATTTACTCCACTTTGATAGAGGCATTTTCGAGGATCGCCTTGTAGGTATACCCGGCGCCGAGGTCTTTATCGGTGTCCAGAGTCCCCGAAACGAGGACATGATCGCCGACCTTCACGTCCTGTTGGGATGTGACGGCGAGGTCGTTCGTTCCTTCTTTGCCGCTTCCGTCCTGGATGTGAAGGAAGTTCTTTCCCATGATTCCGGGGTTGAATTTCACCACCTTGCCGCGAACCTGAACCTGTTTTCCTTTCAGAGTTTCGCGGTCGGCATAAACCTGCTCCACCGTCTTAACCTCTTTTGAACCGGACTGTGTTTGAGCGCCCGGCGGTTTTGACCGCCCGCCTTTGTCGGGGGAAGGATCATTTCCGATTACCTTGACCGATGGAGTAAAAATGATCGAGTCAAAGGTGCGTTTCAGCGTCGGGCTGTAGAAGTCTTTCATCTCCGAGCCGGGCGCAACATCCACCTGATTGCCGACGGCCAGATCCATTTGGGGTGTGGCGGCCCAATACCGACCGCTTTTTGTCTCGACCTCAAGATAGGTGTACGATCCCGCGTTCATGGTGGTCACCACGACGCCGGTTCGTTCCAAGGCCCCCGCCGTTTCCGTCCCGATGATTAAGACCGCGCACAGCGACGTCAAGATGACAAAGCGGTTTTTCAAGGAGTTCCTCCGTTCAGGTTGATGGGACGACTCACATCCCCATGATATGATAGCCGGCGTCGACGTAAATTACTTCTCCCGTGACTCCGCTGGACAGATCGCTGGCCAGAAAAAGGGCCGTGCCGGCCACTTCGTCGGCAGAAATATTTCGCCGCAGAGGCGCCCTGGCCTCGACGTGATGAAGCATGTCCAGAAAACCCGAGATGCCGGCCGAGGCCAGCGTTCGGATCGGACCGGCCGAGATCGCGTTGACGCGAATCCCCTTCGGACCCAGATCCGCCGCAAGGTAACGGACGCTGGCCTCCAAGGCGGCTTTGGCTACGCCCATCACATTGTAACGCGGGACGACTTTTTCGGCGCCGTAGTAGCTGAGCGTGAGAATACTGGCCGGCCGGCCTTCCATTAGAGGCGCGGCATGGCGGGCCAGGACCGTGAGCGAGTAGGCGCTGACGTCCTGCGCGAGCCGAAATCCGTCCCGGGACGTGCTCAGAAAGTCGGCTTTGAGATCTTCTTTATTGGCATACGCGATCGCGTGCACGAGAATGTCGAGATGGCCGAAGACGGACCGCACCTGATCGAAGACGGCTTGGATCTGATCGTCCTTTGTGACGTCGCAGGGAAGGATCAGCTTGGCCCCGACGCTCTCGGCCAGCGGCCGGACCCGCTTCTCCAGAGCGTCGCCCGCATAGGTAAAGGCCAGCTCGGCCCCCTCCTGGTTCATCGCCCGCGCGATCGCCCAGGCGATGCTCTTCTCATTCGCGACGCCGAAAATAATCCCTTTCCGACCGTTCAGAAGGCTCATCAAGAAGTCTCCGGCGGATTCATTATAAAGAGAGGTGAATCATACATGAATAAGAGGGAGTTTTCAACTGCCGGGGACAACGATCCCAGGGAGTAAGGACGGGCCGGATTGGAACGGAGAGATCCGGGCGAACCATTCAGGCGTAATGGCAGGCCGGGTTTCCCGGCACTGAAATCGTGTCAGTCTCCGCCCGCGAAGGCGTCCTCTTCGTATTCTTCGATTCCTTCGTCATCGGTTCGGCCCAGGCCGTTCAAGAAGGAATGCCGAAGCTCACGAATTTGATTGGATTGAGTCTGGTTGATTTTGCCCGCGGTCTCTTTGAGATAGCGGCGACAAAGCTCAAGACCCTTTTTGAAGCGATCGGGGCTGGGGCATTCGATGACGTAGTTCCAAGTCGTATAGATCAGGAATTCAAGGAAGGCCGTGGCCGTCGGATGAGTCTCGCCGATCTTGAACAGCGTCGCGTAGGCTTCCGCGGATTCCTGCCCGGTGCTGGAAGCGAACCGTTCCTCGGCCTCGGTGGCGGGATACAGATCCTCGCCCAGCTCCCCGGCTGTC is from Nitrospiria bacterium and encodes:
- the alaS gene encoding alanine--tRNA ligase codes for the protein MNSDNLRKGFLEYFSRQGHTLVPSSPLIPQKDPTLLFTNAGMVQFKDVFLGNESRAYKRAVSVQKCMRAGGKHNDLENVGMTGRHHTFFEMLGNFSFGDYFKTDAIAFAWELLTKHWNLPKARLWITVFREDDEAEGLWKQIGVPADRIKRMDEKDNFWAMGDTGPCGPCSEILIDQGEAAAGAPHNCKGVGCDCDRYLEIWNLVFMQFMRNPDGKLTALPKPSIDTGMGLERITAVTQGVLSNYDTDLFLPIFKSVSETTDQDLVALRNGMPGRVIADHIRAITFLIGDGVLPSNEGRGYLLRRVIRRAARYGKELGLNEPFLYKLSGAAVDAMVTTYPELARSRTVIAQVTQGEEERFIQTLNQGVGLFKEVMDKVKATGQSVIPGGEAFRLYDTYGFPLDIATDMARDVGLRIDEAGYQAAMADQRDRARKSWVVKEVAPYYSEASARLGLTEFVGYDSLEEEIRLIGILKGGRPVSKAAAGETVELIFDRTPFYGESGGQAGDQGLLEHPSALAEIHATIKPVPGFFVHQGKVTQGEVVEGETYRAVVSPAARWGAARNHTATHILHSTLREILGEHVKQSGSLVAPDRLRFDFGHFKPLTAQEIKRIETVVNERVREDDPVETQVMDFQEAVRTGALAFFDDKYGDRVRVVRISDFSKELCGGTHCHETGQVGLFKLVQEGSIAAGVRRIEALTGEMAYLHVRKQEEDIREIAALLKVQPAEVVEKTRRLLAQMREREKEMDRFKGRAAGSQAEDLASEARTVDGIRVLAKQLQDGLEAKDLRAFMDRLKNRLKTNYIAVVASTSADQSNAFLITAVSPDMTGRFNAGEIAKEIAGIVGGSGGGRPDMAQAGGKNVSKLSEALARVYEIVEKKRP
- a CDS encoding phasin family protein codes for the protein MVTKMMKKMVMAGLGVEAKARETWEELVRRGEENQRDYAKKMKERVAGLEKDLSRLEKKERDLIDKVMAKLPLATKADLDRLEKKIQELTAKIKSG
- the ruvX gene encoding Holliday junction resolvase RuvX → MSAPGERILALDLGERRIGLAVSDELGWTAHGLPTMERIGPKKDIQRLREVVGRCQVRKLVVGLPRNMDGSLGPQANLVLDFIEHLKDKLKLDVIPWDERLTTQAAERALLEADMSRAKRRKKVDQVAAVLILQGYLDSRRGLLQTASQTDA
- the mltG gene encoding endolytic transglycosylase MltG; the protein is MELTVQKRIGRMAIPLLFIGTALLFVLVQEVTFLYIPPDRDRVQKVLEIPEGTTLRKTARLLFQNGLITSVESFVVVGKILAIERHIIPGEYAFHTRMLPLEIIGLLKSGRVIEHEITIPEGSTLAQIGQWVEEKHLARADEFIRRANDPVFVQSLGYEADSLEGYLYPETYYFSKRVGTDGILRALVKQFETVYTPEMEKRAQEIGMTRQEVVTLASIIEKETSVEAERPIISAVFHNRIRKNIPLQSDPTVIYSLPHFNGNLTRKNLRIPSPYNTYRIKGLPPGPIANPGRAALWAALYPAPVDYLYFVSKNDGTHYFSKTLAEHNRAVQKYQKRRLVKST
- the deoC gene encoding deoxyribose-phosphate aldolase; translation: MFSQAGELAGMIDHTRLAPDTTPADIRRVCKEARRHGFASVCIPPCYVEEAARGLAGSKVAVGTVIGFPMGYQSLFVKIVEAVEAVKRGAEELDLVVHLGAVKTGNADAVRTEVAQIRNAVAGARLKVILETGYLTRKEIVSACRWVREAGAVWVKTSTGFGPKGATAADVRLLKRSIGKGGFVKAAGGIRNLKMVEIMVQAGASRIGTSRGAEILKEYLRGSDQS
- a CDS encoding nucleotidyltransferase domain-containing protein, giving the protein MKPPKVSKEALTASDRQALDHLVAQLRKLYSERLRQVILYGHKSRGERGSDLDILVVIEGITDRFVEMSRIHRITGPITVEEDILITAVPVDAAYLDQQREDSFFAAILQDGITL